One region of Wyeomyia smithii strain HCP4-BCI-WySm-NY-G18 chromosome 3, ASM2978416v1, whole genome shotgun sequence genomic DNA includes:
- the LOC129729966 gene encoding malate dehydrogenase, cytoplasmic, whose amino-acid sequence MSEPIRVVVTGAAGQIAYSLLYMIAKGDVFGPNQQLILHLLDIPPMMGVLEGVVMELADCALPLLAGVVPTADPAVGFKDVSAAFLVGAMPRKQGMERKDLLSANVKIFKVQGEALNNFAKKDVKVLVVGNPANTNALVCSHYAPTIPKENFTAMTRLDQNRAQAQIAARLSVGISKVKNVIIWGNHSSTQYPDAKNATVEVGGTKKSVVDAVANNDYLNAEFVETVQKRGAAVINARKMSSAMSAAKAASDHMRDWFAGTKDGEFVSMGVVSDGSYGTPKDIVFSFPVQIQKGQWKIVQGLSVDEFARGKLDLTAKELLEEKEEAMSVCASD is encoded by the exons ATG TCGGAGCCGATTCGTGTTGTTGTAACTGGTGCTGCCGGTCAGATCGCCTATTCGCTACTGTATATGATCGCCAAAGGTGACGTATTCGGACCGAACCAGCAACTGATCCTACATTTACTGGACATTCCACCGATGATGGGCGTCCTGGAGGGTGTTGTCATGGAACTAGCCGATTGTGCACTGCCACTGCTGGCCGGTGTTGTTCCAACGGCCGACCCGGCTGTTGGCTTCAAGGACGTCAGTGCTGCTTTCCTGGTTGGTGCAATGCCTCGCAAACAAGGTATGGAACGTAAAGACCTGCTATCGGCTAATGTGAAGATCTTCAAGGTTCAAGGGGAAGCACtgaataattttgctaaaaag GATGTTAAAGTTCTTGTGGTTGGTAATCCGGCAAATACCAATGCCTTGGTATGCTCCCACTACGCGCCTACGATTCCGAAGGAGAATTTTACCGCCATGACTAGGCTCGATCAAAATCGTGCTCAAGCACAAATCGCAGCTCGTCTTTCTGTGGGTATCTCTAAGGTAAAGAACGTGATCATCTGGGGAAACCATTCTTCAACCCAATACCCGGACGCGAAAAACGCTACCGTCGAGGTGGGCGGTACCAAGAAAAGCGTGGTCGATGCTGTCGCCAATAACGACTACCTTAATGCGGAATTCGTTGAAACCGTTCAGAAGCGTGGTGCTGCGGTCATTAATGCTAGAAAAATGTCGTCGGCTATGTCAGCGGCTAAGGCAGCCAGTGATCACATGCGTGATTGGTTCGCCGGTACCAAGGACGGCGAGTTTGTGTCTATGGGTGTTGTATCCGATGGTAGCTACGGAACACCTAAGGATATCGTCTTCTCCTTCCCGGTTCAAATCCAAAAAGGACAGTGGAAGATCGTGCAGGGCTTGTCCGTTGACGAGTTTGCCCGTGGCAAGCTGGACCTGACGGCCAAGGAATTGCTGGAGGAGAAAGAGGAAGCAATGTCCGTGTGTGCTTCGGATTGA
- the LOC129727979 gene encoding uncharacterized protein LOC129727979 yields MSSRKPVQVEEVLPTDYRLKQRNTIWRNIMDKYSNLEDEQDFDLEDVIEACDEDVSDKSLVSDVESDSGADSTQENREEISKQLSVILPKRKKKWKTSGLAKLMEKIEDQTQQVNLLSRQKVEDWLAGRFPGMEQHITQGHETVMSERTEDGNRMRFHRKQQVTVASKLDTDSLFSLDTARYVLSNQSKNSYSKVRVTTTIQQYTLNPSNVPPAKLHSIGAFPAIEADPLSALKLNRNVSKSDSSAVDANHRKEDKEPIEEADLFVKPSERPGFLPVGKKIFKKVVKRKPSSKRSPSKATIASREYEQALRRATRVTKVPIGKTKKQKIRWMENSNSSSSSSSDNDEVFTKSRTKRTFPGPFSDSDSAESNVIPNKKSSPSQVKALVEPFQSIALSPKKKMSPKSLDFTSQNDQTTNLTARFATGNPKIANSTELNNCTARLNNFRTGLQSRYGSDARSANPRSIWVYKPKDIKSNLSREEKVRITMKDLDLSGVTKPRHLEKFKKFSCLIHPNSSVQFFPSDSEDDLPKPMLSAKALQLMEQDEDSESFDEDDPLLTYNPRYTDRLNLRECPTWFN; encoded by the exons ATGTCTTCAAGAAAACCGGTGCA GGTAGAAGAGGTTTTGCCGACAGATTACCGTCTCAAGCAGCGGAATACAATTTGGCGAAATATAATGGAT AAATATTCCAATCTCGAAGATGAGCAAGATTTCGACTTAGAAGATGTAATCGAGGCATGTGACGAAGATGTCAGCGATAAAAGTTTAGTCAGTGACGTTGAAAGCGATTCTGGCGCTGATTCCACCCAGGAAAACCGGGAAGAAATATCGAAACAATTATCGGTCATTCTACCGAAACGGAAGAAAAAGTGGAAAACATCAGGCCTTGCTAAGCTGATGGAAAAAATTGAAGACCAAACGCAGCAAGTCAATCTGCTGAGCCGACAAAAAGTGGAAGACTGGCTGGCCGGTCGCTTCCCTGGAATGGAACAACATATAACCCAAGGACACGAGACGGTGATGAGTGAGCGAACTGAGGATGGTAATCGGATGCGATTCCATCGAAAGCAGCAGGTTACTGTTGCAAGCAAATTAGACACAGATTCGCTGTTCTCATTAGATACGGCAAGGTATGTCCTATCGAATCAATCAAAAAATAGTTATAGCAAAGTCCGGGTTACGACTACCATCCAGCAGTATACGCTAAACCCCAGTAATGTTCCCCCGGCGAAACTGCATTCGATTGGTGCTTTTCCTGCCATTGAAGCGGACCCACTGTCGGCATTAAAACTGAATCGCAATGTTTCTAAGTCTGATTCCTCTGCAGTCGATGCCAACCATCGTAAG GAGGACAAAGAACCAATAGAAGAGGCCGATCTGTTCGTGAAACCGTCAGAAAGGCCAGGCTTTTTACCTGTaggcaaaaaaatcttcaaaaaggTCGTCAAAAGAAAGCCCAGCTCCAAGCGAAGCCCATCGAAAGCCACAATTGCGTCCCGTGAATACGAGCAAGCTTTAAGAAGGGCTACTCGCGTGACCAAAGTTCCTAtaggaaaaacaaaaaagcagAAAATCCGCTGGATGGAAAACAGtaatagcagcagcagcagttccAGTGATAACGATGAAGTTTTCACAAAGAGTCGTACAAAGCGTACCTTCCCAGGGCCGTTCTCCGATAGTGATTCGGCGGAAAGTAACGTCATTCCGAACAAGAAATCTAGCCCATCACAGGTGAAGGCATTGGTTGAACCGTTTCAGTCGATTGCGTTGAGTCCGAAGAAAAAGATGTCACCAAAATCATTGGATTTTACCTCACAAAACGATCAGACAACGAACTTGACGGCCCGGTTCGCTACGGGTAACCCGAAGATAGCCAATTCGACAGAATTAAACAACTGCACAGCCCGGTTAAACAACTTTAGAACGGGTCTCCAGTCTAGGTACGGAAGCGATGCTAGAAGCGCCAATCCACGCAGTATATGGGTGTATAAACCGAAGGACATTAAATCTAATCTAAGTCGCGAAGAAAAAGTTCGCATTACTATGAAAGATTTGGACCTGTCTGGGGTTACAAAACCGCGTCATTTAGAGAAGTTCAAAAAATTCAGCTGTCTAATTCACCCGAACTCCTCGGTGCAATTCTTTCCGTCCGACTCTGAGGACGACCTGCCGAAACCGATGCTGAGCGCCAAAGCGCTGCAACTGATGGAACAGGACGAGGACAGTGAGAGCTTCGACGAAGACGATCCTCTGCTGACCTATAATCCACGCTACACGGATCGGCTAAATTTAAGGGAATGTCCAACCTGGTTCAATTGA